In a genomic window of Deltaproteobacteria bacterium:
- a CDS encoding dual specificity protein phosphatase family protein gives MDAASGTGLVLAAWRMKDARTHRHAAPAWLRERRPTLAPNPTFMELLLEWERGIAR, from the coding sequence GTGGACGCGGCATCGGGGACGGGCCTGGTGCTGGCCGCCTGGCGCATGAAGGACGCCCGAACCCACCGCCACGCCGCGCCGGCCTGGCTCCGGGAGCGCCGCCCCACCCTGGCGCCCAACCCGACGTTCATGGAGCTGTTGCTCGAGTGGGAGCGCGGGATCGCGCGCTGA